A region of Salvia splendens isolate huo1 chromosome 17, SspV2, whole genome shotgun sequence DNA encodes the following proteins:
- the LOC121773628 gene encoding glucan endo-1,3-beta-glucosidase 4-like, translating to MMFQIWLHVVLLFCGLFSNVTGAFVGVNIRTAVSNMPSAPDIVSMLRANQITHVRLFDSDAHMLNALANTGIEVMVSVTNQEVLGIGELPSTAAAWVTKNIAAYVPSTNITAIAVGSEVLTTLPHAAPILVPAMSNLHKALVASNINYQVKVSTPNSMDVISRSFPPSAATFNTTLNSTIFQILQFLRSTKSFYMLNAYPYYEYVKSNGIFPLDYALFKPLSPVKQIVDPNTLFHYNSMFDALIDATYNSIADLNFSGIPIVVTETGWPSFGGSIEPDATSGNAELYINNLIRRVSNDSGPPSQPAVPINTYIYELFNEDKRAGPVSERNWGLLFTNGTSVYSLALGNAEITGANSSSSFCIARPGADDKSLQDGLNWACGNGQANCAAIQRGQPCFNPDTLQNHASYAYNDYYQKMRGSGGTCDFGGTATITTVDPSYGSCRFTGSSNSSGGAFPPPALGPVGPSSESARTVAILHFGTIVAATLCLVHVNLRSFL from the exons ATGATGTTCCAAATATGGCTTCATGTTGTCCTGCTATTTTGTGGACTTTTCTCCAATGTAACCG GGGCGTTCGTGGGTGTCAACATTAGAACTGCTGTTTCAAACATGCCATCGGCTCCGGATATAGTTTCCATGCTTAGAGCTAATCAAATAACTCATGTCCGTCTCTTTGATTCTGATGCGCATATGCTGAATGCTCTTGCAAACACTGGCATCGAAGTCATGGTCAGCGTTACCAACCAGGAAGTCCTGGGAATTGGGGAATTGCCTTCAACGGCAGCTGCTTGGGTTACTAAAAACATTGCAGCTTATGTTCCTTCAACTAATATTACAGCGATTGCTGTGGGAAGTGAGGTGCTTACTACGCTGCCACATGCCGCGCCTATTCTAGTTCCTGCCATGAGCAACCTGCACAAAGCTCTGGTTGCTTCTAATATCAACTATCAAGTTAAAGTTTCGACGCCAAATTCAATGGATGTCATATCTCGTAGTTTCCCTCCTTCTGCAGCCACCTTCAACACGACGTTGAACTCTACCATCTTTCAGATCCTTCAGTTCTTGAGAAGCACAAAGTCCTTCTACATGTTGAATGCTTACCCTTACTACGAATATGTGAAGAGCAACGGCATTTTCCCTCTCGACTATGCTCTTTTCAAGCCACTCTCCCCTGTCAAACAAATTGTTGACCCGAACACCTTGTTTCACTACAACAGCATGTTCGATGCTTTGATCGATGCCACTTACAACTCCATTGCGGATCTCAACTTCTCAGGAATCCCTATCGTTGTCACTGAAACTGGCTGGCCGTCGTTTGGTGGTAGCATCGAACCTGATGCTACTTCAGGAAATGCAGAGTTGTATATCAATAATTTGATAAGGCGCGTGTCAAATGATTCTGGTCCGCCTAGCCAGCCAGCGGTCCCTATCAACACGTACATCTACGAACTGTTCAATGAAGACAAAAGAGCTGGGCCGGTTTCTGAGAGAAACTGGGGTCTACTTTTCACTAATGGAACTTCTGTGTATAGCCTAGCTTTGGGTAATGCAGAGATTACCGGTGCGAATTCTTCAAGCTCGTTTTGTATTGCTCGACCAGGTGCAGATGATAAGTCACTACAAGACGGACTTAACTGGGCTTGCGGGAATGGCCAGGCTAACTGTGCAGCGATTCAGAGAGGGCAGCCTTGCTTTAACCCCGATACGTTACAGAATCATGCTTCCTATGCGTATAATGACTACTATCAGAAGATGCGTGGCTCTGGCGGGACTTGTGATTTTGGTGGCACGGCCACAATAACTACTGTTGATCCTA GCTATGGATCTTGTAGATTTACAGGAAG TTCGAACTCCTCGGGTGGGGCGTTTCCACCTCCGGCACTTGGACCAGTTGGGCCGTCCTCGGAGAGCGCAAGGACAGTCGCCATCCTTCATTTTGGCACAATAGTTGCTGCTACTCTGTGTTTGGTCCATGTGAATTTGAGAAGCTTTTTGTAG